The Nitrosopumilus cobalaminigenes genome contains a region encoding:
- a CDS encoding anthranilate synthase component I family protein, translating into MDTFGKTQAKVIPLDLSENQFQIYNKISRNYSHSFLFESLTGPEVLAETSVMGFDPKIILKGYSDKVEIIENGETQTIQTTKPFEELKKLLGKSDDQSYRYLGGAVGVVNYDAIRLVENIEDSHDSPQPLIEFGIYDDGILYDKIHEKLFYFYHDENRFEKFVMDDGAFGEFHAGEVTPNMDEPKYSEIVNKAKKYIHDGDIFQVVLSRKFTFDTDGDNLTLYKTLRKLNPSPYMYHLKQDTKTIIGASPEMLVRITDDKVETFPIAGTRKITDDEEKNKALSEELIHDEKELAEHTMLVDLGRNDIGRVCKYGSVHPESLMEIKRFSHVQHIVSHVVGNLAPENDMFDAFQAVFPAGTVSGAPKVRAMEIIDGLETEARGPYAGAVGYFSYNGCCDFAIAIRSIFIENNKGFVQSGAGIVSDSIAENEFKETEHKAGAMLQALKEASK; encoded by the coding sequence GTGGACACCTTTGGAAAAACACAAGCAAAAGTAATACCTCTAGATTTATCTGAAAATCAATTTCAAATTTATAATAAAATTTCAAGAAATTATTCACATTCATTTCTATTTGAATCACTGACAGGGCCAGAAGTATTAGCTGAAACATCGGTAATGGGTTTTGATCCAAAAATCATTCTCAAAGGATATTCAGACAAAGTGGAAATTATTGAAAACGGAGAAACACAAACTATTCAAACCACAAAACCATTTGAGGAACTAAAAAAATTATTAGGAAAATCAGACGATCAAAGTTATAGATACTTGGGAGGAGCAGTAGGAGTAGTAAATTATGATGCAATTAGACTAGTTGAAAACATAGAAGATTCACACGATTCACCACAGCCGTTAATTGAATTTGGAATTTATGATGACGGAATACTATATGACAAAATACATGAAAAATTATTTTATTTTTATCATGATGAAAATAGGTTTGAGAAATTTGTGATGGATGACGGGGCATTTGGAGAATTTCATGCAGGTGAAGTAACACCAAACATGGATGAACCAAAATATTCTGAAATAGTTAACAAGGCAAAAAAATACATTCATGATGGAGATATTTTCCAAGTGGTATTATCTAGAAAGTTTACTTTTGATACAGATGGAGATAATTTGACATTATACAAAACACTAAGAAAACTAAATCCATCACCATACATGTATCATCTAAAACAAGATACCAAGACAATAATCGGAGCATCCCCTGAGATGTTAGTTAGAATTACAGATGATAAAGTAGAGACATTTCCAATTGCAGGAACTAGAAAAATTACAGATGATGAAGAAAAAAACAAGGCATTGTCAGAGGAGTTAATTCATGATGAAAAGGAACTTGCAGAACATACAATGCTTGTAGATTTGGGAAGAAATGACATTGGTCGAGTCTGCAAATATGGAAGTGTACATCCTGAATCCCTGATGGAAATCAAGAGATTTAGCCATGTTCAGCATATTGTTAGTCACGTAGTAGGTAATTTGGCTCCTGAAAATGACATGTTTGATGCATTTCAGGCAGTATTTCCAGCTGGAACTGTTTCAGGAGCACCCAAAGTTAGAGCCATGGAGATAATTGATGGGCTGGAAACAGAGGCAAGAGGCCCATATGCAGGGGCTGTAGGATATTTCTCATACAATGGATGTTGTGATTTTGCAATAGCAATTAGAAGCATATTCATTGAAAACAATAAAGGATTTGTTCAATCAGGTGCAGGAATTGTGTCAGATTCAATTGCAGAAAATGAATTCAAGGAGACAGAGCACAAAGCAGGGGCAATGCTACAAGCATTAAAGGAGGCATCTAAATGA
- a CDS encoding anthranilate synthase component II — MNFLIIDNYDSFVYNIAQYLGELGVECDVIRNDKITLQQIKEKNYDAIIISPGPGTPEDKKYFGVCSEVIKDIGPTTPILGVCLGHQGIIDAFGGKVTNAGCVRHGKTSPVDHNNSKLFSDVKNPFKATRYHSLVGDKTIIPDVLEVTATASDDGEVMAIQHKEYLIQGVQFHPESIMTEDGKIILGNFIKQVKDRKK, encoded by the coding sequence ATGAATTTTCTAATCATAGACAACTATGATTCATTCGTATACAATATTGCGCAATATCTAGGAGAGTTGGGAGTAGAGTGCGATGTAATAAGAAATGACAAAATTACATTACAACAAATTAAAGAAAAAAATTATGACGCAATAATAATTTCTCCAGGACCTGGAACGCCAGAAGATAAAAAATACTTTGGAGTATGTTCTGAAGTTATCAAAGACATTGGACCAACCACACCTATTCTCGGAGTCTGTCTAGGACATCAGGGAATAATTGATGCATTTGGAGGTAAGGTAACTAATGCAGGATGTGTGAGACATGGGAAAACAAGTCCAGTTGATCACAATAATTCAAAATTATTTTCTGATGTAAAAAATCCATTCAAAGCTACTAGATACCATAGTCTGGTAGGAGATAAAACAATAATTCCCGATGTGTTAGAGGTAACTGCAACAGCATCAGATGATGGAGAAGTAATGGCAATCCAACATAAAGAATATCTTATTCAAGGAGTGCAATTTCATCCAGAGTCAATCATGACTGAAGATGGAAAAATTATTCTTGGAAATTTTATCAAACAAGTAAAGGATAGAAAAAAATGA